The genomic interval tttatttactctctttttaattttatttcatcaaatcATTGAGATGGTCCACACTGACAAATTATTTCTCATTCTCCccatcttctctttttcctcttcacacttttcctcctctttcatcTTCTTCTCTCATCCTACCCCTCCTTCTCATCTCACTCTAGGATATAGACTTTGAATGATGATGGATCAAAACAATTACAGTTCTTTACATGGCTTTATTCTGCTTGGCTTCTCTGACCATCCCAAACTGGAGATGATCTTGTCAGGAATTGTCACCATCTTCTACTGCATTACCTTAgtgggtaacacagctatcattCTTGCATCTTTCCTGGATTCACACCTACACACACCGATGTACTTTTTCCTCGGGAATTTGTCTTTCCTAGATCTATGTTTCACAACTAGCATCATCCCTCAGATGCTGGTTAACTTGTGGGGACCTGAGAAGACCATAAGCTATGTGGGTTGTGTCATTCAACTCTATGTTTATATGTGGTTGGGCTCCATTGAGTGTCTTCTCTTGGCTGTTATGTCCTATGATCGATTTACAGCTATTTGTAAACCCTTGCATTATCTGGTAATCATGAATCCACATTTATGTCTCAAAATGATTATTATGGTCTGGAGTATTAGTTTTGCCAATTCTGTAGTATTGTGTACACTCACTGTGAATTTGCCTAGATGTGGAAACAATCTTCTGGATCATTTCTTGTGTGAGTTGCCAGCTATGGTGAAGATAGCTTGTGTAGACACTACAGCAGTTGAACTGTATGTTTTTGCTTTAGGCGTTCTCATTGTCCTTACACCCCTCACCCTTATTCTTTTATCCTATGGCTACATTGCCAAAGCTGTGCTGAGAATGAAGTCAAAGGCAGGACAACGAAAAGCAATGAACACCTGTGGATCTCATCTCACTGTGGTGTCAATATTCTATGGAGCTATCATCTACATGTACCTGCAACCAGGTAACAGTGCTTCCAGGGACCAGGGCAAGTTCCTCACCCTCTTCTACACCATCATCACCCCAAGTCTCAACCCCCTCATTTACACCTTAAGGAATAAGGACATGAAGGATGCACTGAAGAAGCTGATGGAAGTTCACAAGGAATCTGCAAAAGTGAGAAGGAACTGGAAGTCATAGAAAATTAATGAGTGaataagaaaatggaattatgttgtctcattatctttcatttttactgAAGCAAGTAACCCTTAGATAAGAGATCAATTAATATAGTAATTCTTATATACAAATAATGTATCTGTAAACAATATGAGAACTCTCATGTCGGTTCTTTTATGCCTTCAATCATTGATATGTAAGGTATATTGGGTCATTAGGAATTTTCATGTTAATGTTATGATTTATAATTTCATGCTTAATGTTATAATTGAACATTAAGGGGCTGTAAACATAAACCTGAATGCATTTAATCAATTCTAAAGCTCCACAGAAACAGCTTTGACTATCTTGTTTTGTATGCTAATGATCATATCTTCTAAAATACAGCCCTAGCTGgttttacatatattttgtttttacattaaatAACTACATACAAATAATGATTTTGTATATTAAATCTTTTATGATGTCATCCAAACATTTACATATGTTTAATCCAGACAATGTACTTTATAATTGTCATAAGCCCTACCTAAAACAATTCACTCTTTGTTCAGTGAAACTTGGTATCAATATCTTTTGTAAAGAATCTTTATTATTTAATCTTATTACTACTTTATCATGATATGAGGGAGCAAGAATGTACAAATTAGAGTTTTAAAGGTGACCAcaatcttacttatttctcaTTCAATCATGAAAAATTTATTCCATGGTTGTCTCAACTTTAATGGAAAGACAATATGACTAATTTGAGGCCAGTTAGACTTTTGACATAGATCTGTGCAATCATGAAATTTGCTTGAATTTTGAGAAACGTAGGAATATTTGTATGTCATGgaatttcacaaaataaatgaatctcTTGATTTCCATTTATCATGGTATGATAGCATCCAtgggaaaatgtaatttttaattaaattttgacaaaaaaaagaaaaaagagacggGTTTAAGTAGTGTAGGAGTGTTCAAAGGAGATCTGTGTAGTATGCAAATTCCCAAAAAAAGGATTAATTGCTTTaattaaattttgatattttctatgATCTGATACTTTTCTCTAAAAGACCCCATTTTAATAACTTTAATAAATCAAGATAGATTTAATAGGATACCTTTCTGAAATCTAAAGGTAATATAACATTTTTTCTCTAACACTTCATAATTCTTGAAATGTAAAGAAGGAGTCAGTGGATAATTACCTACTTTCCCAGGCAGAACAACATAGTAATGacttatgtaaaatatatttaatagaaTATAAGATATTGTAGCTATCCTATTCTTCCACATAATACCTCTTTTAGAGCTATCTTCAAAAAAGTTCAACAGCCCCCAAAAATAGTCTACAGAGAGAATCTAAGTTCTGTGGCTCTGATATGTATCTTGCCACTCCACCCACTGCTATTATATTTGGAAAGGTTGTTCTTACATTTGATAAGATTTATAACAAATGATGTTCAGCAGAATATTAAATAATTACTAAATTCAGTAatctaaatatattaaaaatgtaatagtTATGAAGAATACACATTTTATAGCTATAATTGTTTTCCTGAATAtttctagctttctttttttttctttggtataATCTATTCTGTTTGGGGGTAAAACTTAAACTAATATTTCAAATACTTAATCTCCCTTTTATCTGAATAAATTCATAAACTTAGATTATTATAGCAATGACAATATCTTTTAAATATACTGAATTTCTATAACCATTACTTACATGAGCCAATCAGCCTGTTCTCATTCTTGTTGAATAATACATGGCTTAAAGAGGTAAGTGATAATATAACTTAATCATAAAACTTAAATCCAATTTTCTCTTTAAAGAGAAGTTACTTTTCAGATCAAGATATATCAATACTCATGAGATTTTCCACACATGCCCTAGTCCACCAAATGTACAGATTTTACTCTCACAAGGTCAATATTGTTAAAAGCACAGACTGGctaaaagagaaaggatgaaacAAACCTTAGACTAGAACCCAGAATGCCAGAATTTGAATCTCAAAGttatcttgattttaaaaatcatttaatggTTCTAGgccttaattttcttaaatttaaaacagattgctaaaattatttcccttttttgtCACCTCTTTCACTTAAAAGTATGGCTTCATTATCTTTATCTCTTCTTTCAGCAGGATTTCCAAAATGGGACATTGCTGGGGTGTCAGGCTCACACTTGAACCCAGAGAAACTGCTAAGTCAATCAAAGAGCAAATCTGACAAAATTAATTTTGTGCTCCCTGATCTCTGTATTATAAATTAAAGATACcatctttttaatccatttggaaAAATTAATACTATATAACATAATTAGAGAATATCTTTCCCCAAACAACCTAACCTTAAGAACTAAATTAATTAGAACTAATTATATGTGCAAAGACTCTCCAGAAAAGTTATGGGTAAGTCTGacttagaagaaatgaaaagatatgGATGAAGTAGATGGTACTtggattgaattttaaaaagtctttaagaTCTGAGCCAGACGCCGGTGCCTCGCACTTGTAATACTAgatactttggaggctgaaataCTGaggatcaagtttgaggccagcctgcgcaaaaaattagcaacaccccacctcaacaaatagCTGGACACAGCGGGGTACATATGTCATACcaaactatgcaggaggctgagatcaggaagatcacagttcaaggtcatcccaagcaaaaaaaaatctgtgagaccctctctcaatggagaaaacctgggcatggtggtacatacctattaTCCTAGCAAAGGTGGGAAGGTTAAACaatcaggccagcctaggcaaagagagaccctatcttcaaaataagaagagcaaaaagggctagaggcgtggctcaactgataaagcacctgccttacaaaactcaaagccctgagtttaaaccccagtactgaaaaaaaacatcTATAACATATGAATTTGGCAGAGAAAAAACTCATAAAAGTAGTGTGGCACAGACAAGGAGCAGTCAGGGCAGTTAACAACAAGCATGCATGTAAGTAGAACAAAGACTGTTAGTAAATAGCCTCACAGGATAAAAGAGGGTTTATAAATTATGACCAGATTAAACAATTAATAAACAAGTATATGTGAAACACCTGCTGTGGGAGAGGCACTATGAAGTACCACTTCCTGTGATTGAATCTTAATTTGGTTGACACTGGGAAACTGCTATTTTACTTTAACAAATACCATAAATAAAGGAATATATTTCTCAATTCACCTTCCACTGGTATCATTCACTAGTTTTTCAAATAGCTATAgctgaaaacaaacacaaatagaaaagaataaattgatTGCCATTCAATACCAATGAATCTGCACATCATGTGAAACTTGATTTATGTAATTTGACTCTTAAACAAATCGGTGGACTGACATAAGTTTCCAAGTATATCTACCTGTTTGCTtttgcatggtggctcatgcctgtaatcttcagaaggcagcaatcaggatgatcacagtttgaagccagtctgggcaaatagttcttgagaccttatctttttaaaaacacccaacacaaaaaaaggctgcagAGTGTTTCAAGTATTAGagtacctgagttcaagtcccagctgtGTCCCCTTGAGCAAgatacttttcttctctgaacCTGTGTTTCTTATCTGAGATGGacaaaatagtaattaaaaatatgaaaagcttGAATATGGAATAAAGGATATACATTAGGAAGTCTTCTATGAATagtaagttatttttttctttaccaatATTTGTGCTCAAAcacattatgaaaaaaattaactttttgaacctgaaaatgtgagaaataaattttcataaagTTTGTATCTTCATCAGAGGCACTTTTATcttaacattttagaaaaaatgaattaGTCTACACTGATTTGCTTAGTTACAACTTAGGCTAATAAGtcaattacatttaaattttttattgtttcacatAAACATATATTATCTCCTCCACTAAGGTTTCTTCTACTCTTTCTATATTAAGGTAGCCTTCATGATACTTGTTGACTTGATGCACTTTAAgatctcacaaaaacaaaaaacacaaaacacaaaattaacagaaataataaaaatccagctagaaattaatgaaatggagacaaaaagaaCAATATAAAGAATCATGAACCAGAattggttcttttaaaatataaaaagattgaCAAACCAAACTCAAGTGAGAaactgtgtaggaacaagacacaatgaaatgcatTGAAAACTACTGAGCAATACAGGTCAGggggaaaaggataaggaagagtaataggggGAGGTTAACtgactaatgtacaatatatttacaggtgaaataccaaggcTAACCCCCactaaacaatgaacagacactaaaacatgAAAGACAAGAATGCAATACAGATCATGCTAAAGGGAGGGAAATAGCAGGagggggagaataaaggagggtgaatatggttgaggttttttctatacatgaatgaatatagaatattgaaacctgtcaaagtcatttcaaAAAAGGGAGTGGAAGAAGAGGGATTAATGAAGAAGATGAACCAAACCAAGGAtcaaaacatattaaaatgttCACAATGACACCCATGTGTAATTGTCATGTagtaatgagaatttttttttaaaaatcaagtgaaagaagacccaaattttttttaaatgatgaaagaGGGATATTACAACAATAATAAGAGGGGTTTTCATTATGATAATCCCATACATGCATGAGTATACTTTCAATAAGTTCACCTCCCCCATTATATTCTAATtccattcctcctccccctttttcaAAGTGTTTAGTGAGTTTCATTACATTATCTATAGACATGCTATAGATAGACATAGATAAACAGATATAGATATGATGACATAAATATTTAGCATATATATGTGtagcatgcttttctttctccctccccactcctattGATCACCCCAACCATTACTTTTTCACATTCATgctttttaatggtttttttaattttgtttttattatcatattagtaTTGTACTGGgctacattttgacatttacgaaaatgtttacaatatatcttagttagattccctccatcattctcctttaccctccctctccccccattcttagaatagtttcaacaggtctcatttttccattttcatacatgaggaaataatatttccatcatattcaccctttgtCACCCTTTTCTTATGTCCTCCCCTACCTTgtgccactggtaccaatcccaagataggacctgttttaccttcctattcttcatgtttgaaaaaaaattgtttgtttaatatagctatatAAGATCCAATATGGcggttagggtagggaatcaaaATTCCTGAGCTcaatgactccagaaaccaccttgagacataGGAGCTGTGCTTGGGTAATTCTGAtggcttctagccaaaataacaaTGACCATCACATTAGGcatacataaaattcaaggactcacccttaaaacagcttttaatcaCACCTAAAAGCTGGAAAAATCTTGTTGTAACACAGCCAGCAGAGCATATCTGccctggtaaaaaaaaaagtcccttggccatttctctctctttctctctctctctctctctctgtctctctctttctttctctcaataagcagaagacaaagcatcaatcagaatcaaactctgctaCATCTTGGACCTGTAACCTATGGAAAACCTCCCTAAGCCCTGCAATGCTGAGAAAAGCAGCACACCATTTCTGCCCACCAACCAGTTCCAAATCTACTTGCATAAACCAGcaaaatgaacaggtgagcaacCCACACCATGaatgactcccctacccaccccctggAAACATAATCCAATGCagaccctgggcagactgaatcccctgcaacaaaactgaaaaacataaacagcaaattgcaatctaacaccaacagcagaggtgtggtggaatgctgaacctgccccagagaacaggGGTAGGGCAAGAAGATGAACACACACTGAACAAATgcaggaaaagtaacaaaggaTAAGAGGAGGGTTGGGGCAATAAGCCAACCTATGaagaacacttcatactaatgaaagagggagacaaagaagaacacttcatactaatgaaagaggcaatacatcaaaaggaaataacaattatcaacctatatgcaccctaTGTCTGtgtatccaatttcatcaaacatactctaaaggccTTAaggcacatatagactccaacatagtggtaggaGGGAGACTTTAGTAACCTCcaatcaccagtagataggtcatccacacaaagaatcaacaaagaaattctagaactaaatgacaccatagatcaaatagacctaactgaggtctacagaacatttcatctggcaaacagcacaatatacattcttctcagcagtccatggaactttctccaaaataaaatcatatcttagggcacaaagcaagcctcatcaaatataagaaaatagaaataaccccctgcattcatctgatcacaacacaataaaactagaactcaacaacaaaaacaacagcagaagatgcacaaacaattggaagctgagcaacacattactcaaccataagtgggtcatagaagaaataagagaggaaatcaaaagtttcctggaatttgatgcaaatgaaaacacaacctatcagaatctctgggacatagaaaaggcagtcctaagaggaaagtttatagccatgaatgcatctattaaaaggacagaaagatctcaaataaattacctaatgctacatctcaaactcctagaaaaacaagaacaagtagagcccaaaacaagcagaagcagagacataacaaaaataagggtcaattaatgaaatagagaccaaaaaaccatacaaagaatcaatgaaacaaaaagcggcttctttgaaaaatataaataaaattgacaagcccctggcaaatatgactaaaatgaggaaggaaaaaccaaattagtaaaatcagaaacaagaaaggggaaataacaacaaacaccaaggaaatacagggaatcattagagactattttgagaacctatattccaataaattggaaagccttgaagaaatggataaatttccagatatgtatgaccatccaaaactgaaccaagaggatattagccacctagacagatctataacacacaatgaaattgaagtagcaatagagtctcccaaaaaagaaaactccaagacctgatggattctctgctgaattttacaagacctttaaagaagcactaataccaacactccttaaacttttccaccaaatagaaagggaaggaagactatctaactcattctatgaaaccagtattacactcatcccaaacctGGAAGGGACACATCCAAAAATGAGTactacaagccaatctccttaatgaacattgatgtaaaaatcctcaataaaataatggcaaaccaaatccaacaacatatcagaaagatcattcaccatgaccaagttggctttatccaaaggatgcaggagtggttcaacatatgcaaatcaataaatgcaatacagcacattaatagaagcaaagacaaaagccatctgatcatctcaatagtgcagaaaaagcctttgataagattcaaaaccacttcatgataaaagctctaagaaaactaggaatagaaggaatatacttcaacattataaaggctatatatgacaaacctatatccaacatcatacataatggggaaaaactgaaaccatttcccctaaagtcaagaatgagacaaaggtgctcaatctccccactcctattcaacatagtcctggaatttctagccaaagcaattaaggcaggaaaaaataaaagtaatacaaataggtaaaaaagtaGTCAaagttcacagatgacatgatcttataccttaaagacccaaaagactgcacccaaaaactcctagacacaataaacagctttagcaatgtagcaggatacaaaatcaacttacaaaaatcagtagcctctctatacactaacaatgaacaaattaagaaagaatataggaaaataattacaCTTACAAtagtctcagaaaaaaatcaaatacataggaataaacttaacaaaggatttaaaagacctctacaaggaaaactacaaaccattgaagaaagagatcaaagaagactacagaagttggaaagatctcccatgctaaaaatggctatactaccaaaagcaatctacatgttcaatgcaattgctATCataatcccaatgacattcatcacagagattgaaaaatatgccctaaagttcatttggaaacactaaagaccacaaatagccaaggcaatactgagcaaaaagagcaaccctGGAAGTATCACAaatcccaacttcaaactacattacagagccatagcaataaaaacagcatggtactaacacaaaaacagacatgaagaccagtagaacagaataaaggaacgggatatgaatccatgtggctatgcccaccttatttttgacaaagacaccaaaaacaaacaatggagaaaagatagtctcttcaacaaatgttgctgggaaaagtggttgtctgcctgcagaaagctgaatctagatccatgcctatcaccctgtactagtatcaactcaaagtggattaaggaccttaataacagacctgaaactctgaagttagtgtaagaaagagcagggaatactctggaagcaataggtataggcaaagaattcttcagtagaactccagcaggccagaaactaaaagaaaggatggacaaatgggactacatgaagttaaaaagcttctgcacaacaaaagaaatggtctctaaactgaagagaccacccacagagtgggagaaaatatttgctggctatatatcagacaaaggactgataaccagaatatacagggagctcaaaaaactaaactcccccaaaatcaatgaaccaataaagaagtgggcaactgaactaaacagaactttttcaaaggaagaaatccaaatggctaaaaaagcacatgaacaaatgcacaccatccctggccataaaggaaattcaaatcaaaaccacactaacattccacttcactcctgttagaatagctatcatcaaaaacaccaccaacaacaaatgttggtaaggatggtggggaaaagtaaccctcatatactgctggtgagaatgtaagatagtataaccactttagaaaacaatttggaggcttaaaaaactaaacatagatctgccatatgatccagcaataccactcctagggatatacccaaaggaatgagactcagtttactacaaaggcacttgcacgcccatatttattgcagtactattcacaatagccaagctgtggaaacagccaagatgcaccactatttatgaatggattaagaaaatgtggtatttatacacaatggaattttattcagcctcaaagaagaattagattttgtcattcacaggtagatagatagaactggagaacatcatcttaagtgaagttagtcaggctcagcaggccaaaaatcacatgttctccctcacatgaactttatagatataaaacaaatgcaataatattattggacatgggtcacacactaaggggagaccatgtACAGGAGGGATAGGGGAAGGgaataaaaccaaaaacttgaatgtggtttataTGCTTACTGTATAGACGTgaatatagttatcttaaactgacagaggccactatggcaaggggactaggaagtagtgaagaggtctggtaatgAACCAGtacaggttgtaatacacatatgcatggaaacaacactaggaatctctctgtatagctatctttatctcaaacaagcaaaaatgctgtttttcttattatctcttatgttttcccttcaataaaattggagaataagatgGCAGAATAGGTTCCACCTTGAAGCAGGGGTGGTaa from Castor canadensis chromosome 8, mCasCan1.hap1v2, whole genome shotgun sequence carries:
- the LOC109678830 gene encoding olfactory receptor 2W1 translates to MMDQNNYSSLHGFILLGFSDHPKLEMILSGIVTIFYCITLVGNTAIILASFLDSHLHTPMYFFLGNLSFLDLCFTTSIIPQMLVNLWGPEKTISYVGCVIQLYVYMWLGSIECLLLAVMSYDRFTAICKPLHYLVIMNPHLCLKMIIMVWSISFANSVVLCTLTVNLPRCGNNLLDHFLCELPAMVKIACVDTTAVELYVFALGVLIVLTPLTLILLSYGYIAKAVLRMKSKAGQRKAMNTCGSHLTVVSIFYGAIIYMYLQPGNSASRDQGKFLTLFYTIITPSLNPLIYTLRNKDMKDALKKLMEVHKESAKVRRNWKS